From Haloarcula sp. CBA1127, a single genomic window includes:
- a CDS encoding nicotinamide-nucleotide adenylyltransferase, whose product MRGFYIGRFQPYHNGHHSMVERISEEVDELVLGVGSADDSHTTHDPFTAGERIMMITKAVAEYDLTTYVVPLEDINRNAVWVSHVESMCPDFDVAYSNNPLVVRLFEEAGIEVRQSPMFDRDRLEGSEIRQRMIDDESWRDRVPSSVVEVIEEIHGIKRLQHVSDSDSLERYAATGESVPESLDDLDD is encoded by the coding sequence ATGCGTGGGTTCTACATCGGTCGCTTCCAGCCCTATCATAACGGCCATCACTCGATGGTCGAGCGGATTTCGGAGGAGGTCGACGAACTCGTTCTGGGCGTCGGAAGCGCCGACGATTCACACACCACACACGACCCCTTTACCGCCGGTGAGCGGATCATGATGATCACGAAGGCCGTCGCGGAGTACGACCTGACGACCTACGTCGTGCCCCTCGAAGACATCAACCGCAACGCCGTGTGGGTGAGCCACGTCGAGAGTATGTGTCCGGACTTCGACGTGGCGTACTCGAACAATCCGCTGGTCGTCCGCCTGTTCGAGGAGGCCGGCATCGAGGTCCGCCAGTCGCCGATGTTCGACCGCGACCGACTGGAGGGCAGCGAGATCCGCCAGCGGATGATCGACGACGAGTCCTGGCGCGACCGGGTCCCGTCATCTGTTGTGGAAGTCATCGAGGAGATCCACGGCATCAAGCGACTCCAGCACGTCTCCGACAGCGACTCGCTCGAACGGTACGCCGCCACGGGCGAATCAGTCCCCGAATCACTCGACGACCTCGACGACTGA
- a CDS encoding S-adenosyl-l-methionine hydroxide adenosyltransferase family protein, producing the protein MITLSSDFGSPYPAAMKGVICQATEARIEDIAHDFPRQDVRAAAFWLTQTLPYFPPAVHCVVVDPGVGTDRDALVVRAGDHALVGPDNGVLLPVARELAENENDEADGFEVFTWAYDDPASTTFHGRDVFAPAAAAVHDTGVDNLETRPETALTDDYVDLRFPAAAVEGDGATGEVLVVDDFGNAVTNVPGEFLANQFGGTVAVDGVEAPVRRAYAAVDRGQRLVTVGSHGNVELAVNRGRGDEAFGVSTVDAVDLSL; encoded by the coding sequence ATGATTACGCTCAGTTCCGATTTCGGATCACCGTATCCGGCGGCGATGAAAGGCGTCATCTGTCAGGCGACGGAGGCGCGTATCGAGGATATCGCCCACGATTTCCCACGGCAGGACGTGCGGGCAGCAGCGTTCTGGCTCACGCAGACACTCCCGTACTTCCCGCCGGCAGTCCACTGTGTCGTTGTCGACCCGGGTGTCGGGACCGACAGAGATGCCTTGGTCGTCCGTGCGGGCGACCACGCGCTCGTGGGCCCGGACAACGGCGTCCTCCTGCCGGTCGCCCGCGAACTGGCTGAAAACGAGAACGACGAAGCAGATGGGTTCGAAGTGTTCACCTGGGCCTACGACGACCCGGCGAGTACGACCTTCCACGGGCGGGACGTGTTCGCGCCCGCCGCGGCGGCCGTCCACGACACCGGCGTCGACAACCTCGAAACCCGGCCCGAAACTGCCCTGACCGACGACTACGTCGATCTCCGGTTCCCGGCGGCCGCAGTCGAGGGTGACGGAGCGACCGGCGAGGTCCTCGTCGTCGATGACTTCGGGAACGCCGTGACGAACGTTCCCGGCGAGTTCCTCGCGAACCAGTTCGGCGGGACGGTCGCAGTCGACGGGGTCGAGGCCCCAGTCCGCCGAGCCTACGCCGCCGTCGACCGGGGTCAGCGACTCGTCACCGTCGGCAGCCACGGGAACGTCGAACTCGCCGTCAACCGCGGCCGTGGCGACGAAGCGTTCGGCGTCAGTACCGTGGACGCTGTGGACCTGTCGCTGTGA
- a CDS encoding DUF5059 domain-containing protein, which produces MPQRRDLLKTVGIAATGLLAGCPGVGSSDSNTASADTEAATEQVTGAETDDSGESGVTVGPMTAVATEWNVYRARLYDAVALGRAGAPGAGATVAQSVFARFEGASGEYGAHEQLESTSESAYEGFEDALGSVQSSLSEGDVSEAASAADKASGHLQTAQQAAAGQQATRALDLLLLGSRASNAAMAGTLGAFEGAATIAEETMTAFEDALVYSQIEEADAESYEAFENALAGIGSAAGSEDASGVTEQARAALDATVTGSYALVQQEAVAGAGHLSTMQARGWDAAAVASAGGPGQAYAHTVTLNSYRARVADADWLAANDGADAASTAVENVFAHFEGASAHDALEEADGEAYEAFEGGLEDLSSAIGNGNADGIDSASETVDTNLVAGIEALVGGEDARAALESAFFRARIADARELYRLGDADSAATIVSDVFARFEENELGFHETMEHESEDLYHRFEEEHLTSLQSAYENDDSEAVATHHDGVQQALLDFEAALSTAVASGAEADYMIGRAFDAAGLAALSETDRAATVIQDTFAHFESGAAGFHEALEEADEETYENFESTLADVRSAAEDGGDVTAAATAFNDEAIAAAYAIAGSAGGNGEAATAIVQDIFATFEEARVHEMLEEADHDAYENFEGALNDFSRGLTNGDADPSVFADATRTGQFAVAGAVDSAPSGSGGHSDEESEATESSLSGGPNVVEGVPEDADHVIDMEAVAYAPEELTVSVGDKVAWEHVGGEPHSVTAVEDEIPADATYWASGGFESESAAREGWENGEGAVQSGQSYVHTFETVGEHGYVCIPHEAAGMVGTVIVEE; this is translated from the coding sequence ATGCCACAGAGACGTGACTTGCTGAAGACGGTGGGGATCGCTGCGACGGGACTGCTCGCCGGGTGTCCAGGGGTGGGGTCGTCCGACTCGAACACGGCGTCAGCTGATACCGAAGCAGCGACAGAACAGGTAACGGGTGCGGAAACCGACGATAGCGGCGAAAGCGGCGTCACGGTCGGACCGATGACCGCTGTCGCGACCGAGTGGAACGTCTACCGGGCACGGCTGTACGACGCCGTCGCGCTGGGCCGGGCCGGCGCACCCGGTGCCGGGGCGACTGTCGCCCAGAGCGTTTTCGCCCGCTTCGAGGGGGCGTCGGGCGAGTACGGAGCCCACGAACAGCTTGAGTCCACGTCAGAGTCAGCATACGAGGGGTTCGAGGACGCGCTCGGGTCGGTCCAGTCGTCGCTGTCCGAGGGCGATGTGTCGGAGGCCGCTTCGGCCGCAGACAAAGCGTCGGGCCACCTCCAGACAGCGCAGCAGGCCGCTGCCGGACAGCAGGCCACCAGAGCGCTGGACCTGCTCTTGCTGGGCAGTCGGGCGAGCAATGCCGCCATGGCCGGGACGCTGGGCGCTTTCGAGGGGGCCGCCACAATCGCGGAGGAGACGATGACCGCGTTCGAGGACGCGCTGGTGTACAGCCAGATCGAGGAGGCGGACGCGGAGTCGTACGAGGCCTTCGAGAACGCACTGGCCGGAATCGGTTCCGCCGCGGGCAGTGAAGACGCGAGCGGTGTGACCGAACAGGCCCGCGCCGCGCTCGATGCGACCGTCACGGGCTCGTACGCCCTGGTCCAGCAAGAGGCGGTCGCCGGGGCGGGCCACCTCTCGACGATGCAGGCCCGCGGCTGGGACGCGGCCGCGGTCGCGTCCGCCGGCGGTCCCGGGCAGGCCTACGCGCACACGGTCACGCTGAACAGCTACCGGGCTCGCGTCGCGGACGCGGACTGGCTCGCGGCCAACGACGGGGCCGATGCAGCTTCGACGGCCGTCGAGAACGTGTTCGCGCACTTCGAGGGGGCAAGCGCACACGACGCGCTTGAGGAGGCTGACGGCGAAGCCTACGAGGCGTTCGAGGGCGGGCTGGAGGACCTCTCCAGCGCCATCGGGAACGGTAACGCGGACGGTATCGACAGCGCCAGCGAAACGGTCGACACGAACCTCGTCGCCGGAATCGAAGCGCTGGTCGGCGGCGAGGACGCACGGGCCGCGCTGGAGTCAGCGTTCTTCCGCGCCCGCATCGCGGACGCCCGCGAACTGTATCGTCTCGGCGACGCCGACAGCGCGGCGACTATCGTCTCAGACGTGTTCGCCCGCTTTGAGGAGAACGAACTCGGCTTCCACGAGACGATGGAACACGAGAGTGAGGACCTCTACCACCGCTTCGAGGAAGAGCACCTCACCTCGCTACAGTCGGCTTACGAGAACGACGACAGCGAGGCCGTGGCGACCCACCACGACGGGGTCCAGCAGGCCCTGCTTGACTTCGAAGCAGCCCTGTCGACGGCCGTCGCCAGCGGGGCGGAGGCGGATTACATGATCGGTCGGGCTTTCGACGCGGCCGGGCTCGCGGCGCTGTCGGAAACCGACCGCGCGGCGACCGTCATTCAGGACACCTTCGCTCACTTCGAGAGCGGCGCGGCGGGCTTCCACGAGGCGCTGGAAGAGGCCGACGAGGAAACCTACGAGAACTTCGAATCGACACTTGCGGACGTTCGCTCCGCGGCCGAGGACGGCGGGGACGTCACTGCCGCGGCGACGGCGTTCAACGACGAGGCTATCGCGGCGGCGTACGCCATCGCCGGAAGCGCCGGCGGCAACGGGGAGGCCGCGACAGCCATCGTGCAAGACATCTTCGCGACCTTCGAGGAAGCGCGGGTCCACGAGATGCTGGAGGAAGCGGACCACGACGCCTACGAGAACTTTGAGGGGGCACTGAACGACTTCTCGCGTGGGCTTACGAACGGCGACGCGGACCCGTCGGTGTTTGCGGACGCCACCCGAACCGGACAGTTCGCCGTCGCCGGTGCTGTCGATAGCGCTCCGAGCGGGTCTGGTGGCCACAGCGACGAGGAATCCGAGGCGACCGAGTCGTCACTGTCCGGCGGCCCGAACGTCGTCGAGGGCGTTCCCGAGGACGCCGACCACGTCATCGACATGGAAGCAGTAGCGTATGCGCCGGAAGAACTCACCGTCAGCGTCGGCGACAAAGTAGCCTGGGAACACGTCGGCGGCGAACCGCACTCGGTCACCGCTGTCGAGGACGAGATTCCGGCGGATGCGACGTACTGGGCCTCCGGTGGATTCGAGAGCGAGTCGGCCGCACGCGAGGGGTGGGAGAACGGGGAAGGGGCAGTGCAGTCCGGCCAGAGTTACGTTCACACGTTCGAGACGGTCGGCGAGCACGGCTACGTCTGTATTCCGCACGAAGCCGCGGGGATGGTTGGCACCGTCATCGTCGAGGAGTAA
- the nth gene encoding endonuclease III — protein sequence MHDEEPAENISGGTAGGGQSATFDPETAGTRAEAVVDRLGEMYWTKTYGGRDAFECLVRTILSQNTSDKASQPAHDELMARYGGGEDANSEGDTDLAHALADADQPELAETISSAGLYNQKSERIIALAQRICEEYGGETGFDEFVRESDPAAVRSTLLDMNGVGPKTADCVLLFAGGRGGVFPVDTHVHRIARRMGLAPADADHETVREHLERDVPAEKCGFGHTAMIQFGREYCSARKPACLDDPDACPLAGHCDQVGVYPATDEVVDPSETV from the coding sequence ATGCACGACGAGGAGCCAGCGGAGAACATCAGCGGCGGGACCGCTGGCGGTGGCCAGTCGGCAACGTTCGACCCGGAGACGGCAGGGACGCGAGCCGAAGCCGTCGTCGACCGTCTCGGCGAGATGTACTGGACGAAGACCTACGGCGGCCGGGACGCCTTCGAATGCCTCGTCCGGACAATTCTCAGCCAGAACACGTCTGACAAGGCGAGCCAGCCCGCTCACGACGAACTGATGGCGCGGTATGGCGGCGGTGAGGACGCGAACAGCGAGGGAGACACCGACCTCGCCCACGCGCTGGCCGACGCCGACCAGCCCGAACTCGCTGAAACCATCTCCTCGGCCGGGCTTTACAATCAGAAGTCCGAGCGCATCATCGCCCTCGCTCAGCGTATCTGCGAGGAGTACGGCGGCGAAACTGGATTTGATGAGTTCGTCCGAGAGAGCGACCCCGCGGCGGTGCGGTCGACGCTACTCGACATGAACGGTGTCGGCCCGAAGACGGCCGACTGCGTCCTGCTGTTCGCGGGCGGCCGCGGCGGCGTCTTTCCCGTCGATACACATGTCCACCGCATCGCCCGCCGGATGGGACTGGCCCCGGCCGACGCCGACCACGAGACCGTTCGCGAGCATCTGGAGCGCGACGTGCCCGCGGAGAAGTGCGGCTTCGGCCATACCGCGATGATTCAGTTCGGCAGGGAGTACTGCTCGGCCAGAAAGCCGGCCTGTCTGGACGACCCCGATGCGTGCCCGCTGGCGGGCCACTGCGATCAGGTCGGCGTGTATCCGGCCACTGATGAGGTCGTCGACCCCTCGGAAACTGTCTGA
- a CDS encoding MFS transporter, with the protein MCAGRYFFPLENKLYRATIAVGFITPIFTLFLLRTLSFTQVGALSAIYSGLSVVGEIPTGYVGDRLGRRASLLLSVLFTVVSLAGFVLASGFLWYAFLYALWALSLTLRSGSMDAWLYDTLTERLDNGNFSHIRGRGDAVQKWTAAVSMVAGGLLYGLHPTYPFVAAVGFNSLGFLSLLSLPKNRQYAARGDDGNSADRLDPLETVSVIYTYLARPPLRALILYIGLFYAVLGVSSTYVQPMVVETLGPYATAIGVRVPAGGPIAAARAGEAGAALALGLGVLYAALTAVASAGGYYAGVVEDCLGVRKAVVVVPALTAVALVVPLWLALAALPAFATMRTAKPLVQPIANGYINDHVEAVGRATLLSAVSMLHMMLRTPLALAAGMLADATTATTTVAALGGLFLVTGGAVWLLGEIAPETGAVSGDRASKSAS; encoded by the coding sequence ATGTGTGCTGGTCGCTACTTCTTCCCGTTAGAAAACAAACTGTACCGTGCCACGATCGCTGTCGGATTTATCACTCCTATCTTCACCCTGTTTCTCCTGCGAACGCTGTCCTTCACACAGGTCGGTGCCCTCTCAGCAATCTACTCAGGGCTATCTGTCGTCGGCGAGATCCCGACAGGCTACGTCGGTGACAGGCTCGGGCGGCGGGCGAGCCTCCTTCTCAGCGTGCTGTTCACCGTTGTCTCCCTCGCGGGCTTCGTTCTCGCGTCGGGTTTCCTCTGGTACGCCTTCCTTTATGCACTGTGGGCGCTATCGCTGACGTTACGCTCGGGTAGCATGGATGCGTGGCTGTACGATACGCTCACTGAACGACTGGATAACGGGAACTTCAGTCATATCCGTGGCCGGGGCGACGCAGTACAGAAGTGGACTGCAGCGGTCTCGATGGTTGCCGGTGGTCTGCTGTATGGGCTGCACCCAACCTATCCGTTCGTTGCTGCGGTCGGTTTCAACAGTCTCGGCTTTCTCAGCCTGCTCTCACTGCCGAAAAATCGCCAGTACGCCGCCCGGGGTGATGACGGGAACTCCGCCGACCGTCTCGATCCACTGGAAACCGTCTCCGTCATCTACACGTATCTGGCTCGACCGCCGCTTCGGGCACTGATCCTGTACATCGGGCTGTTCTATGCCGTATTGGGCGTTTCTAGCACCTACGTCCAGCCGATGGTCGTCGAGACGCTGGGGCCGTACGCCACCGCTATCGGCGTTCGGGTTCCCGCCGGTGGGCCGATCGCGGCGGCGCGAGCAGGCGAAGCCGGCGCAGCACTTGCGCTCGGACTGGGTGTGCTGTACGCCGCCCTGACAGCAGTGGCATCCGCTGGCGGCTACTACGCGGGCGTAGTTGAGGACTGTCTCGGCGTCCGCAAAGCCGTGGTCGTCGTGCCAGCCCTGACGGCTGTTGCACTCGTGGTACCGCTGTGGCTCGCGCTTGCGGCACTCCCGGCGTTTGCGACGATGCGAACCGCGAAGCCGCTGGTCCAGCCGATCGCTAACGGATACATTAACGACCATGTCGAGGCGGTCGGACGGGCGACGTTGCTCTCCGCGGTGTCGATGTTGCATATGATGCTCCGGACGCCGCTGGCGCTTGCTGCTGGGATGCTGGCGGATGCAACCACGGCGACCACGACAGTCGCAGCGCTTGGCGGCCTGTTTCTCGTCACTGGTGGAGCGGTCTGGCTGTTGGGCGAGATTGCACCTGAAACAGGAGCTGTATCTGGTGACAGGGCCAGCAAATCAGCGTCGTAA
- a CDS encoding aldo/keto reductase — MEYTRLGSTGTTVSQLCFGTWRFGRETGGVVETDREEAHDLLDAAWERGINFIDTANVYGNPNGTSEEYIGEWLDDYDREDFVIASKVYFPFDGRGEPGPNDSGLGRKHIRAQIEGTLDRLDTDYLDLYYIHRWDEHSDIEETLSTLDDLVRSGKVHHLGASTMAAWQLTKALWKSDVEDYERFEVTQPLFHAGYRDDVKDYLDVCADQDMAVCPYSPLAGGFLTGKYERTDDDDPTAFEGPEGSRGSLSDRFEDFYLSERGWHVLDELRTVADELDATPAQVALRWLIEQPDFTCVPIVGARTVDQLDENVGATDISLSDDQFNRIVSARYAEDGERWGHRA, encoded by the coding sequence ATGGAGTACACCAGACTCGGTTCGACCGGAACGACGGTTTCACAGCTGTGTTTCGGCACCTGGCGCTTCGGCCGGGAGACGGGCGGCGTCGTCGAGACCGACCGTGAGGAGGCCCACGACCTGCTCGATGCGGCGTGGGAGCGGGGCATCAACTTCATCGACACCGCCAACGTCTACGGCAATCCTAACGGGACTAGCGAGGAGTACATCGGCGAGTGGCTCGACGACTACGACCGCGAGGACTTCGTCATCGCCTCGAAGGTGTACTTCCCCTTCGACGGGCGCGGTGAACCCGGTCCCAACGACTCCGGCCTCGGGCGCAAGCACATCCGCGCTCAGATTGAGGGGACGCTGGACCGCCTCGACACGGACTATCTCGACCTCTACTACATCCACCGCTGGGACGAGCACAGCGACATCGAGGAGACGCTGTCGACGCTCGACGACCTCGTCCGTTCGGGGAAGGTCCACCATCTCGGCGCGTCGACGATGGCCGCCTGGCAGCTCACGAAAGCCCTCTGGAAGAGCGACGTTGAGGACTACGAGCGCTTCGAGGTGACCCAGCCGCTGTTCCACGCCGGCTACCGCGACGACGTGAAAGACTACCTCGATGTGTGTGCCGACCAGGACATGGCCGTTTGTCCGTACTCGCCGCTGGCCGGCGGCTTCCTCACGGGCAAATACGAGCGCACGGACGACGACGACCCGACGGCCTTCGAGGGACCGGAGGGCTCCCGGGGCTCGCTGTCCGACCGCTTCGAGGACTTCTACCTCTCCGAGCGCGGCTGGCACGTCCTTGACGAACTCCGCACCGTCGCGGACGAACTCGACGCCACGCCCGCACAGGTCGCGCTCCGCTGGCTCATCGAACAGCCGGACTTTACCTGCGTCCCCATCGTCGGCGCTCGCACCGTTGACCAGCTCGACGAGAACGTCGGCGCGACGGACATCTCGCTGTCCGACGACCAGTTCAACCGGATCGTGAGCGCCCGCTACGCCGAGGACGGCGAGCGCTGGGGCCACCGGGCATAA
- a CDS encoding disulfide bond formation protein B, giving the protein MVDSRSVSDRPRLLLAAATAVATVATASSLYLSLGLGLTPCRLCWYQRILMYPLVVVLGVAAAERRPSVVRTALPLSVPGAAIAAYHSWLQVSQTTCGIGAISCAQIQYRVLGLTVPNLSLVAFVLVAGLVVVAARASGSQS; this is encoded by the coding sequence GTGGTCGACTCCCGATCCGTCTCCGATCGACCTCGGCTCCTGTTGGCCGCGGCGACTGCCGTCGCCACCGTTGCGACGGCCAGTAGCCTCTATCTCTCGCTGGGTCTCGGGCTGACACCCTGTCGGCTCTGCTGGTATCAGCGCATTCTGATGTACCCGCTGGTGGTCGTCCTCGGCGTTGCCGCCGCTGAGCGCCGTCCCAGCGTCGTCCGGACGGCGCTGCCGCTTTCGGTTCCGGGGGCCGCCATCGCGGCCTATCACTCTTGGCTCCAGGTGAGCCAGACGACCTGCGGCATCGGCGCGATCAGCTGTGCACAGATTCAGTACCGCGTGCTCGGCCTGACCGTGCCGAACCTCTCGCTGGTGGCGTTCGTGCTGGTGGCCGGGCTGGTCGTCGTGGCCGCCCGAGCATCTGGCAGTCAGTCCTGA
- the hpt gene encoding hypoxanthine/guanine phosphoribosyltransferase, producing MEKLRESLHEAPIIDKDGYSYLVHPLSNGVPMLEPELLREVVVGVTRAADLDVDKIVAPEAMGIHIATALSLQTDIPLVVIRKRSYGLEDEVPLHKTTGYSESEMFINDIEAGDDLLIVDDLLSTGGTMASICEALDDIGADISDIVVVFRKQGESALDDTDYDVTSLLDISVDQDGVTIHD from the coding sequence ATGGAGAAGCTCCGCGAGTCGCTACACGAGGCCCCGATCATCGACAAGGATGGATACTCCTACCTGGTCCACCCGCTCAGCAACGGCGTGCCGATGCTGGAGCCGGAACTCCTCCGTGAGGTCGTCGTCGGCGTGACACGGGCGGCCGACCTCGACGTGGACAAGATTGTCGCGCCGGAGGCGATGGGCATCCACATCGCGACCGCGCTCTCACTGCAGACGGATATCCCGCTCGTGGTCATCCGCAAGCGCTCCTACGGCCTTGAGGATGAGGTGCCGCTGCACAAGACGACCGGCTATTCCGAATCGGAGATGTTCATCAACGACATCGAGGCGGGCGACGACCTGCTTATCGTCGACGACCTGCTCTCGACCGGCGGAACGATGGCATCCATCTGCGAGGCGCTCGACGACATCGGAGCGGACATCTCTGACATCGTCGTCGTCTTCCGAAAGCAGGGCGAGTCAGCACTTGACGACACTGACTACGATGTGACCAGCCTGCTCGACATCTCGGTCGACCAGGACGGCGTGACTATCCACGACTGA